The Spirosoma sp. SC4-14 DNA window CCAGGTTGATGGCACTGTCGGCATCGAGCCACAGCGGGGGCAGCGTGTAGAAAGGTTGCACATACCCATAGCTGAAACTGCGCAGAACGCCCCCCACCAGTTCGGGAACGTACTGAACCAGATCGATTTCAACCAGCCGATCGCCGTCGTACAGGCGCTGGTGCACCAGGGCCATGGCTTCTACCCGCAGTAAACTTTCTTCTACTGCCTTGCGGGCAGTTTCATCGGTCAATCGGTTAAATTGTAAACCAAGCAGGTTTGTAATGGATTGCAGGTTGTTTTTAACCCGGTGATTTTGTTCTTTCACCAGTTTGGCATTTTGTTCGCTAAGTCGCCGATACTTTCTGAATAGCCAGTAATAAACAGCACAGGCAATGCCTGTTATCAGAAACAACGCCATAATGAGTACTGTGAGGAGTGTTTGTGTCTTCAGGTTCTCCTGCCGAAGTGCCAGTTCTTTCTGCTGTGTTTTTAGCTGTGCTTCTTTCTTTTCGTTTTCATACTGGAAACCCGCCCGGGCAATAGCTCCTTCACGGTCGGCATTCAGGGCTTCAATACGCAACAGGAAAGATTTCTGCTGGTGCTCAAAAGCTAATTTCCATTGGCCCGTTTGTCGATAGACGCTGGAGTATAACTCGTGCAGTTCTTTATTTTGACTGTAATCGCCATGTTGAGCCGTATCGCGCACAAAGGTGGCGTAGTCCAGCCATTTTTTTGCCAGAAGAGGCTGCCGGGCTACCACATACCAGTTTGCCAGAGCCAGCGAACTGTTGATAATGCCGTAGGCGAGGCCAATCTGAAGGTTAATCGTATAGGCTTTTTTCAGATAAGACAGTCCCTGAGTTCTATCGTGTTCGGTGAGGGCTTTGCCCAGCAACAGCGATATGTTCGCAATATCCAGCGGCTTCTTTAGGGTAAGGGCTATGTGTTCCGCTTTTCGTAAATAATAGAACGTGCTATCGAACGACGTGGCGACCCCGGCTTTGGCTCGCGCGGTTGAATCGGGTTTATAAAGGCCACCTACCATAAGGTAGGCACTCATCATGCCGTGCAGCGAACGTACCTGCTGAAAGTTAGTTATCGCACGCCGGGTATAGTGTACCGAAAGCTCGTGCTGGTTTTGGATGAACTGGTTTTCGGCCAGCCGAAGGTAAACCTTACCAATAGCTTCGGAGGGCCCACGAGGTTCCCGAATCCGTAGCGATCGGATAAACCATTTCTGAGCCGTAACGTAGTCGCCCAGAGCGCTATACCGTTTCCCCATCAGATAGCAGACTTCAGCTACCTGCATCGAGTCGCCGGTAGCCATCGTTGCCCGATACTCCTGCTGGGTTTGGGCTAACTTATCGTACAGGTGCTTCCCGATAGGAGGAATTTGAGCCGACGTGTGCAATGCCATAACCACACTCAGGAACGTAAGTAGCTTATGGCACCCCGGCCGGCCTGACGATCGAAACGGACTAACCGATGACATTTATTGAGAGACGTATTTTTTTGTAAGCGGGAATCCTTTTTGTGTAATGATACAACAAAACGGCAACTTCTGCTATAGCGAACCGGACGCAACGGTATAGATGATTATCCCGTTCGAAAAAAGCAGGGATTCGTGAGGAATAAAGCCGGATTGGGAAGGTTTATGCGCGGTTGAGTTAAAATAATTGCTTTTTCGTATTCAGATTTGAACGCGGTCGCCTGGGTGTATAGGATAGATGAAAAAGTAAGGTTTGGCGGAGGTTTCTCCCCAAACAGAAGCATGTGTAGCTAGTTTAACCCGAGCGTAGTAAAAGTGCTTTCCGATCCTCGATCAGAACACTGCTTTCCGCTGCTTTCCACACCGATTGATAGACTAAGAACTGGCTAATCCAGGGCTATAGACGATATGCTTCTGATGGACCTGATTCTGTATGAACAGCTTGTTCATGCAGAAGCGGGCGCGGTGCTTGCCCTACGTAGTTATCCATACATGCGGATCATCGTGATCCGCATGTATATTCAGCCATTATAGCACAGCTCGTTTGAGCACTTCATACCGCTTTCGCATTTTTTTTAGCGCCTGAGTATAGCGGGCATCCTGCGCCAGATTGGTGGTTTCATGCGGGTCGTGCGCCGTATCGTAGAGTTCTTCATAACCATGCTCAATAAACTTCATATACTTCAGGTTTGGACTCACAACGCCTTCTACTTTCGGAAGTCGGGGACTGCCCATAAACGTATGTTCGTAGAAAAAATCGGACCGGTTGAATGTGCCATGGGTCAGGCTACCGATCAGATCAATGCCCTGCATACGGGCCGGAACGGGCACATTGGCCCGCGATAACAAAGTGGGGGCTATATCGATGTTGAGGGCAATCTGCGCCGGTTTGCTCCCCCTGAATTTTGCTGGTAAGCGAGGGTCATAGATAATAAGCGGCACCCGTATCGATTCTTCATGGCCATACCACTTGCCTTCCATACCATGTTCGCCGAGGTAAAAACCGTTGTCGCCCATGAAAACGATAATCGTATTCTGGTCCAATCCCAATTGCTTTAGCTGCGCAACCAGCTTGCCAACAGCTTCATCGACGCCCGTAATTAGCCGGTAGTAATTCCTCACCGTTTCGGCATGTCGATCGGGCGTCGACAGCAGCGGTTTCCAGCGGGCGCGGGCAATGTTCTGATCAGTACGAAAAAAATCGGGAAAGCTGTTCCAGTATTTGGGATCGGCCGTGAGTGGCTGTGGAATATCGACGTTGCTATACAAATCCCTGAAACGCGATTGGACTACGTAAGTAGGCGGGTTGCCGTCGAGCTCGTGCGGTGCTTTAAAGCTCACCGACAAGCAAAACGGTGCCGCCTGATTGGCAAATCGTCCCAGAAACGTCTGAATGTCATGGCTGATGGTGTCGGTGTCGTGAATAAGCTTACCTTCCGCATTCAGAACCTCGTAGTCGGGTTGCCCTTTTTGGGTGCATGACCAATAATCGTATGAATGACTGGGCTGGTTTTGGGTGCCCACCCCATATTTGCCAATAAACCCAATTTTATACCCAGCCTGTTTGAGCAGCAGCGGGTAAGTGTGTGCCAGTGCTTCGGGACTAAATGGCGTATCGAAATCATTGATTTTGTGCCGCGACATGTACTGACCGCTCAGTAAACTGGCTCTGCTTACGCAACAGATAGACGTAGTTACATACGCATTCTTAAACAGAACTCCGTTTTGAGCTAATGCATCCAGATTGGGTGTCTGAATAATGGGGTTTCCCATGGCTCCCAAAGCATCCCAGCGTTGATCGTCGGTGAGCAGAAAAATAATGTTGGGCGGGGTTGGTTTTTGGCCTAGTCCGATGATGCTGATGAGCAGGAAACAGCTAATTCCTGCCGTTGCTAACCAATGTTTTGTTTCTCTCATAGTACTGAGACTGTTTCACGGAAGCCGGTTGCTTCCTGATAGCAGAGCGATGGTTCTGTTGGATAGGGGCAGGATTTCGTTCGGCTATAGGTTTTTAAAAGAGCCGACCATTTTTTTATTACTCTCGTACCGAAAGCTCATACCGATCGTTGCTCCAATTGCTGAACCATCAGCAGCAGCCCTGAAAACTAAAAAGCCCGTATCTAAACAGATGCAGGCTTTGTTCATTCTCTAAACATAATTCTTATTACCTAGATAGCTGTAGTACTGCACATCGGCAGAATCATACTACGCAGCCGGATTTTTTCTGAGGCAATGGCTGGTAGTTTGCCTCCCTTTGTCGGCTGGCCCAACAAAGGGAGGGCTTCAAACCCCAGTTGTTTTGATTAAGCGGGCAGTAGTTGCAACATCGATAATTTTTTGAGGAAGTTTATAGCATGGCCTTTCAAACGGATTTCTTTTTTCAGAAAAGAGTAGTAGCTTTCTGAACTTTACGAATCCAGGAAAGAAGCCCTCAATGTCAGAGGAAACAAATCGGATGGCGGCTCTAAAAAGCTACGACATCCTCGATTCATTACCGGAACAGGACTATGACGATCTTGCTCAATTAGCCGCCGATAGTTGCCAGTCGCCAATTGCTCTCATTAGTTTTATCGATGATAAGCGCCAGTGGATTAAATCGAGCTATGGGCTTTCTCTGCGGGAAATGCCTTACAACGACTCGTTTTGCGTTCAGGCTATCGGCTTGGCCCAGCCGCTTATTATCTCCAATGCCCGCTACGACGAACGATTTGCCCATAATCCGCTGGTGACGGGTGAGCCACACATTGTTTTTTATGCGGGTGTTCCGCTGATCGATGCCGATGGGTTTGCCCTGGGCGTATTAGCTGTTATCGATACTGAACCCAAACAACTTACCAACAGGCAGCTTCTGTCCCTCAGAACGCTGTCGCGGCAAATTGTTCGACTCGTAGAGCTCCGAAAACTGACCGGGAAGCTGCACTTGGCCGAAGAGCGCCATCGGCTTGAAAAAATAGCCCTGGAAACGAATCGAAAACGATTTGAGACCCTCTTTAACCATGCCCCCATTGGGTTAGGCTTACTCCGTGGCCCCGATCATGTGTTTGAACTGGTTAACGATCGGATTGCGGAAATGGCGGGCCGTCGGGTTGAGCAAATGCAGGGCAAGCCACTCCTGGAAGCGTTGCCCGAATTGGCTCAGCAAGGCCTTAGCGAAATCTTTGAGGCTGTGCGACAGACGGGGCAGCGCTTTGTAGCCCCCGAAATACCGGTTACACTTCTGCGCAACAATCAGTTGGAAACTGCTTATTTCTATGCAAGTTTCGAGCCTGTGCAGGAACCCGATGGAAGTGTCAGTATTGTCGATTTCAGCCTGGAAATAACGCAGCAGCTCCAGGCCCAGCAAGAACTTCTGGCCAGTGAAGCCCGCTTTCGCTCTATTGTGGAGCAGGCTCCAATGGCTATTGGCCAGTTGAAAGGCAGCGAGATGATTATTGAAATTGGTAATGCAAGACTTTTTGATATATGGGGAAAAGATCCGTCTATAACCGGGATGCGGTTGATCGATGCGCTGCCAGAATTGAAAAATCAGCCTTTTATCCAACTACTCGAAGATGTATATGCTACTGGTAAACCGTACTACGGGAGTGGCGTGTTGGCGAAACTGGTGAGGCAGGGCCAACTGGAAGAAGCTTATTTTGATTTTAGCTACACCCCCGTCCGAAATTCGGATGGGCAGATTACGGGAATCATGATTCTGGCCATTGAAGTTACGGAGCAGGTTCAGGCCCGTCGGGCTATCGAAAAAAGTGAAGCCCGCTTTCGGGGGCTCATTCAGGATGCGCCATTTGCCATTGCCGTCTACGAAACCGCCGATCTGATCATATCGGTAGCTAATGAAGCCATGATTCAGCTTTGGGGGAAAACCCCGACCGTTGTTGGGCAGAAACTGGCTGATGCGTTGCCCGAACTGGAAGGTCAACCATTTATTCCCCTGCTGAATGTCGTTTATAGTACCGGTAAGGCATACCGGAGCAATGAGCAGCCTGCCAGTCTGGTAGTTAATGGTCGGCTGCAAACTTCCTGGTTTAATTTCGTCTATCAGCCCCTGTTCGATGCACAGGGACAGGTATATGCCATTTTGAATATGGCCGTCGACGTAACAGATCGCTATCTGGCCCGGCAGGAGTTGGAAAGCAGCCAGCAACGATACCGGGATCTGGTCGATGAATTAGATTTGCACGTGCAGGAACGGACGCAGGAACTCTTACGGGCAAACCAGGATCTTAAACGTTCCAATAACAGCTTGCAACAGTTTGCCTACATCGCCAGCCACGATTTGCAGGAGCCATTACGGAAAATACAATCTTTTACCACACTACTTTCCGAGCGGTTTGCCGGTCGGTTAGACCAAGATGCAACGCATTATCTGGACCGGATCAACGCAGCCGGTTCGCGAATGTCGACGCTGATCAGGGATCTGTTGGCCTATTCGCAGATTGCTACCCGGCAGCAAGCCTTTAATGCGGTTTCGCTCGATGCGATCCTGTCCAATGTATTTGATTCGCTGGCGTTAGCTATTCAGGAACGCAATGCCATTGTTCGGGCCGATAAACTGGCCGTTGTTAGAGGAGACGAAACACAACTGCATCAGTTACTCCAGAACCTGCTGTCGAATGCGATTAAGTTTACCCCGCCCGATCGGCAACCGTATATTCAGATCGATTATGCATTACGGGAACGAGACGAATTACCCGCCGAAAGTCGGCCAGCCAGTACCGCATCGCAATTTCACTGCATTTGCATTACCGACCAGGGTATTGGTTTCGATGAGCGGTATCTGGATCGTATCTTTCTGGTGTTTCAACGGGTACATGCGGGCGACAAAATTCCGGGTTCCGGCATCGGCCTGGCCATTTGTCAACGGGTTGCCGAAAATCACGGAGGCTGGATCAGTGCACGAAGCCAACCGGGCAAAGGCGCTACATTTTGCGTATATCTGCCAGTATAGGGCAATGGGCTTATGATCAGGTGTGCCGCAAGGGGAGGTACGGTTTCAATGGCTGGTAAACAGGGCTCACAACCACATTTGTTCTATATTGGCGGTAGTCGAAACTGGCTATTTCAGCAAAAAAAAGATAGCTTTCGGTATCAAGTCAAAATAGCAGCCTGATTCGAATGTAAGCTCAATTTCAGCTTCATACGGAACGTTAGGCGCTATACATTCTCTTAAAAACCAGTCAATCCTAAATCGACATGCCTACAATTCGTAAAGAAGACATTAAACAGGAGGTTTTCGATCTCTACGACGACTACGCGCACAGCCGGATCGACCGGCGCGACTTTGTCCAGAAACTGTCGGCCTATGCTGTGGGCGGTCTTACGGTTACGGCACTGATGAGTTTTCTGATGCCCGACTACAAAAACACCCTTCAGGTCAAATCCGACGATCCCCGTCTGAAATCTGAATTTATTAATTATCCGTCGCCCAAAGGGGGAGGCTCCATCAAAGGCTTGCTGTCGAAACCCGTCAATGCGAAAGGCAAACTGGGGGGGATCGTTGTCGTTCACGAAAACCGAGGACTCAACCCCTACATTGAA harbors:
- a CDS encoding PAS domain-containing protein — encoded protein: MSEETNRMAALKSYDILDSLPEQDYDDLAQLAADSCQSPIALISFIDDKRQWIKSSYGLSLREMPYNDSFCVQAIGLAQPLIISNARYDERFAHNPLVTGEPHIVFYAGVPLIDADGFALGVLAVIDTEPKQLTNRQLLSLRTLSRQIVRLVELRKLTGKLHLAEERHRLEKIALETNRKRFETLFNHAPIGLGLLRGPDHVFELVNDRIAEMAGRRVEQMQGKPLLEALPELAQQGLSEIFEAVRQTGQRFVAPEIPVTLLRNNQLETAYFYASFEPVQEPDGSVSIVDFSLEITQQLQAQQELLASEARFRSIVEQAPMAIGQLKGSEMIIEIGNARLFDIWGKDPSITGMRLIDALPELKNQPFIQLLEDVYATGKPYYGSGVLAKLVRQGQLEEAYFDFSYTPVRNSDGQITGIMILAIEVTEQVQARRAIEKSEARFRGLIQDAPFAIAVYETADLIISVANEAMIQLWGKTPTVVGQKLADALPELEGQPFIPLLNVVYSTGKAYRSNEQPASLVVNGRLQTSWFNFVYQPLFDAQGQVYAILNMAVDVTDRYLARQELESSQQRYRDLVDELDLHVQERTQELLRANQDLKRSNNSLQQFAYIASHDLQEPLRKIQSFTTLLSERFAGRLDQDATHYLDRINAAGSRMSTLIRDLLAYSQIATRQQAFNAVSLDAILSNVFDSLALAIQERNAIVRADKLAVVRGDETQLHQLLQNLLSNAIKFTPPDRQPYIQIDYALRERDELPAESRPASTASQFHCICITDQGIGFDERYLDRIFLVFQRVHAGDKIPGSGIGLAICQRVAENHGGWISARSQPGKGATFCVYLPV
- a CDS encoding sulfatase, whose translation is MRETKHWLATAGISCFLLISIIGLGQKPTPPNIIFLLTDDQRWDALGAMGNPIIQTPNLDALAQNGVLFKNAYVTTSICCVSRASLLSGQYMSRHKINDFDTPFSPEALAHTYPLLLKQAGYKIGFIGKYGVGTQNQPSHSYDYWSCTQKGQPDYEVLNAEGKLIHDTDTISHDIQTFLGRFANQAAPFCLSVSFKAPHELDGNPPTYVVQSRFRDLYSNVDIPQPLTADPKYWNSFPDFFRTDQNIARARWKPLLSTPDRHAETVRNYYRLITGVDEAVGKLVAQLKQLGLDQNTIIVFMGDNGFYLGEHGMEGKWYGHEESIRVPLIIYDPRLPAKFRGSKPAQIALNIDIAPTLLSRANVPVPARMQGIDLIGSLTHGTFNRSDFFYEHTFMGSPRLPKVEGVVSPNLKYMKFIEHGYEELYDTAHDPHETTNLAQDARYTQALKKMRKRYEVLKRAVL
- a CDS encoding sensor histidine kinase; the protein is MALHTSAQIPPIGKHLYDKLAQTQQEYRATMATGDSMQVAEVCYLMGKRYSALGDYVTAQKWFIRSLRIREPRGPSEAIGKVYLRLAENQFIQNQHELSVHYTRRAITNFQQVRSLHGMMSAYLMVGGLYKPDSTARAKAGVATSFDSTFYYLRKAEHIALTLKKPLDIANISLLLGKALTEHDRTQGLSYLKKAYTINLQIGLAYGIINSSLALANWYVVARQPLLAKKWLDYATFVRDTAQHGDYSQNKELHELYSSVYRQTGQWKLAFEHQQKSFLLRIEALNADREGAIARAGFQYENEKKEAQLKTQQKELALRQENLKTQTLLTVLIMALFLITGIACAVYYWLFRKYRRLSEQNAKLVKEQNHRVKNNLQSITNLLGLQFNRLTDETARKAVEESLLRVEAMALVHQRLYDGDRLVEIDLVQYVPELVGGVLRSFSYGYVQPFYTLPPLWLDADSAINLGLLLNELVTNACKYAFPLSNDPALNIGYQEDNGKLHVWFSDNGPGLTTPVKKNSFGMKLIDMVTQKLKGQSQFSSDNGCSFSLTFELPVIAHPS